One window from the genome of Micromonospora aurantiaca ATCC 27029 encodes:
- a CDS encoding IS630 family transposase — MADLVRVRRLSDQEGQQLLRITRRGTGSPIRLRRAMVVLASAGGNTVPAIARLVQADEDTIRQVIHRFNEMGMASLDPQWAGGRPRQINPDEEHFIVETANTRPEKLGRPFTRWSIRKLADHLRLHATRRVRIGRERLRQILHQHRITFQRTKTWKESTDPHRDTKLARIEYVTSQFPQRVFAFDEFGPLVIRPQAGAGWAPTGHPRRLPANYHKLHGVRQFHGCYCVGDDQLWGVVRRRKSAANTLAALKSIRAARPDGAPIYVILDNLSAHKGRKIRAWAARNKVELCFTPTYASWANPIEAQFEPLRTFVIAGSNHPNHPALTRRLQTYLRWRNANARHPDVLAAQRRERARIRSERQRRWGQPATRAA; from the coding sequence GTGGCAGATCTTGTACGTGTGCGGCGGCTGAGTGATCAGGAAGGTCAGCAGCTGCTCAGAATTACCCGCCGGGGAACCGGTTCCCCGATCCGACTGCGACGGGCGATGGTCGTGCTCGCCTCGGCCGGCGGGAACACAGTGCCGGCGATCGCCCGGCTGGTTCAAGCCGACGAGGACACGATCCGGCAGGTCATCCACCGGTTCAACGAGATGGGAATGGCCAGCCTGGACCCTCAGTGGGCGGGTGGCCGTCCCCGCCAGATTAATCCTGACGAGGAACACTTCATCGTCGAGACGGCCAACACCCGCCCCGAGAAGCTGGGGCGGCCGTTCACCCGGTGGAGCATCCGCAAGCTCGCCGACCACCTGCGCCTGCATGCCACCCGCCGGGTCCGGATCGGGCGGGAACGGCTGCGGCAGATCCTGCACCAGCACCGGATCACCTTCCAGCGGACCAAGACGTGGAAGGAGTCCACCGACCCGCACCGGGACACCAAACTCGCCCGGATCGAATACGTCACCAGCCAGTTCCCGCAGCGGGTGTTCGCGTTCGACGAGTTCGGACCCCTCGTGATCCGCCCCCAGGCCGGCGCCGGGTGGGCACCCACCGGTCATCCGCGCCGGCTGCCCGCGAACTACCACAAGCTGCACGGCGTCCGGCAGTTCCACGGCTGCTACTGCGTCGGCGACGACCAGCTTTGGGGCGTCGTCCGGCGCCGCAAGAGCGCCGCGAACACCCTGGCCGCACTCAAGTCGATCCGCGCCGCTCGCCCGGACGGGGCACCGATCTACGTCATCCTGGACAACCTGTCCGCGCACAAGGGCCGCAAGATCCGGGCATGGGCGGCCCGCAACAAGGTCGAGCTCTGCTTCACCCCGACCTACGCCTCCTGGGCCAACCCCATCGAGGCCCAGTTCGAGCCGCTGCGCACCTTCGTCATCGCCGGCTCCAACCACCCCAACCACCCGGCGCTGACCCGGCGGCTGCAGACCTACCTTCGCTGGCGCAACGCCAACGCCCGCCACCCCGACGTCCTGGCCGCTCAACGCCGAGAACGCGCCCGCATCCGCAGCGAACGCCAACGACGCTGGGGCCAACCCGCCACCCGCGCAGCCTGA
- a CDS encoding IS481 family transposase, producing MAHRNARLTIHGRRLLITRVVDQGRPVAHVVKELGCSRATGYKWLQRWRAEGDAGLRDRSSRAHHQPHKTPAQLEARVCQLRQERKLGARRLGPLLGMPASTVHAVLTRHGLHRLAWLDRPTGQLIRRYERDRPGELIHVDVKKLGRVRDGGGWRILGRDSLEHRRARTAGRVGFDYVHCAIDDHTRLAYAEIHPDEKTDTCAGFLRRAAEHFATHGITRVERVTTDNALTYRRGRAWHQALTDLGATARFTRRYRPQTNGKAERFNRTLCDEWAYAQPFTNNQQRADALPAWLHTYNHHRNHTSLGGKPPISRVNNAAGHYS from the coding sequence ATGGCCCACCGTAATGCCCGGCTGACCATCCACGGCCGGCGGCTGCTCATCACGCGTGTCGTTGACCAGGGTCGGCCGGTGGCCCACGTCGTGAAGGAACTGGGCTGTTCTCGGGCCACCGGCTACAAGTGGCTGCAGCGGTGGCGGGCCGAGGGCGACGCTGGTCTGCGGGATCGATCCAGCCGGGCTCACCACCAGCCGCACAAGACGCCCGCCCAGTTGGAGGCGCGGGTCTGCCAACTGCGCCAGGAACGCAAACTCGGGGCTCGCCGGCTCGGACCGTTGCTCGGGATGCCGGCCTCGACGGTGCACGCCGTTCTGACGCGGCACGGTCTACACCGCCTGGCCTGGCTCGACCGGCCCACCGGTCAGCTCATCCGCCGCTACGAGCGCGACCGGCCCGGCGAGCTGATCCACGTCGACGTCAAGAAACTCGGCCGGGTTCGCGACGGCGGCGGCTGGCGCATCTTGGGCCGCGACAGCCTGGAACACCGCCGTGCCCGCACCGCCGGCCGTGTCGGCTTCGACTACGTGCACTGCGCCATCGACGACCACACCCGTCTCGCCTACGCCGAGATCCACCCCGACGAGAAGACCGACACCTGTGCCGGCTTCCTCCGCCGCGCCGCCGAGCACTTCGCCACCCACGGAATCACCCGCGTCGAACGCGTCACGACCGACAACGCATTGACCTACCGCCGCGGCCGAGCCTGGCACCAGGCCCTGACCGACCTCGGTGCCACCGCCCGCTTCACCCGCCGCTACCGACCACAGACCAACGGCAAAGCCGAACGCTTCAACCGCACCCTGTGCGACGAATGGGCCTACGCCCAACCCTTCACCAACAACCAGCAACGCGCTGACGCTCTACCCGCCTGGCTGCACACCTACAACCACCACCGCAACCACACCTCGCTCGGCGGCAAACCACCCATCAGCCGCGTCAACAACGCTGCTGGGCATTACAGCTAG
- a CDS encoding immunity 51 family protein, whose protein sequence is MTLLRLIETTPGQYSLLLDAGTTPVDSVIGELGHEPNGYFWAGVAEVLVSTEAPTLEGRFAYDPEAGMFCAYGTDRGALQELEALMKVVATGGERMRRLVNDAEARGFEFDD, encoded by the coding sequence ATGACCTTGCTCAGACTGATCGAGACCACTCCCGGACAGTATTCGCTGCTGCTGGATGCCGGGACCACTCCAGTCGACAGTGTGATCGGGGAGCTTGGTCACGAGCCCAACGGGTACTTCTGGGCAGGTGTCGCGGAGGTTCTTGTCAGCACCGAGGCCCCGACGCTCGAAGGTCGATTCGCCTACGACCCTGAGGCCGGCATGTTCTGCGCCTACGGCACCGATCGAGGCGCGCTGCAAGAGCTGGAGGCCTTGATGAAGGTGGTAGCCACCGGCGGCGAACGTATGCGGCGGCTGGTCAACGACGCCGAAGCGCGCGGGTTCGAGTTCGACGACTGA
- a CDS encoding sulfite exporter TauE/SafE family protein — protein sequence MDLSDAALLLAAGLAAGTVNAVAGGGSLITFPAMIATGLPPVAANVSNSVSVFPGYVASVAGSRVDLPRGRELWSLLPTAVLGTIAGCALLLATPARAFELVVPFLVLGATAVLAFQGPLRRLVGHPERLGARRRTVTVQTMVALGTVYGGYFGAALGVMLVAGLALVLDATLARVSAMKNLLSAVVGLTTLVVFALFGPVNWAAVAVVAPATLFGGYAGARLARRLPQVVLKTVIVVFGTAIGFYLLWRALT from the coding sequence ATGGATCTCTCCGACGCCGCGCTCCTGCTCGCCGCCGGTCTCGCCGCGGGCACTGTGAACGCGGTGGCCGGTGGTGGCTCACTGATCACGTTCCCGGCGATGATCGCCACCGGCCTGCCGCCGGTGGCGGCGAACGTCTCGAACTCGGTGTCGGTCTTCCCGGGGTACGTGGCGAGCGTGGCGGGCAGCCGGGTGGACCTGCCGCGCGGGCGGGAGCTGTGGTCGCTGCTGCCCACCGCCGTCCTCGGCACGATCGCCGGGTGCGCGTTGCTGCTGGCGACTCCGGCGCGCGCGTTCGAGCTGGTGGTGCCGTTCCTCGTGCTGGGCGCTACCGCCGTACTCGCGTTCCAGGGTCCGCTGCGCCGGCTGGTCGGCCATCCGGAACGGTTGGGCGCGCGCCGCCGTACCGTCACGGTGCAGACCATGGTCGCGCTCGGCACGGTGTACGGAGGCTACTTCGGCGCGGCCCTCGGGGTGATGCTGGTGGCCGGGTTGGCGCTGGTGCTGGACGCGACGCTGGCCCGGGTGTCGGCGATGAAGAACCTGCTCTCGGCAGTGGTGGGGCTGACCACGCTCGTGGTGTTCGCCCTGTTCGGCCCGGTGAACTGGGCGGCCGTCGCGGTGGTCGCGCCGGCCACCCTGTTCGGCGGGTACGCGGGCGCGCGGCTGGCCCGCCGGCTTCCGCAGGTGGTGTTGAAGACGGTGATCGTGGTGTTCGGCACCGCCATCGGGTTCTACCTGCTGTGGCGGGCGCTGACCTGA
- a CDS encoding MFS transporter produces the protein MDHRSEPNRSAIYATTLVAFLAIAGIAVVDPILPAIGEAIGVTAWQVELLFTAYIAVMAVGMIPATLASGRFGFKPVLVTGVSVVGLAAIGASFSNDIVQLSVLRGVWGLGNAMFFATAMVVLVNLANDREWVVGLFETALGLGFAVGPLIGGLLGEVSWRLPFFVCGVFMVLALGVAARKLREPVNKQQPVRLGQIFATYRRPAFVTLCVVTAAYNFVFFVVLGYTPLFLRLDVIPLGLAFTGWGLGLAAGILLIGHRLAHRIGAVQTVGVALLGLLVCMVLFATSTGTAMSLVVLVVAGLFMGLANANLTDLALGLGSADRRVATGAFNLVRWGAAAPAPIISGKLAEHSLALPFWVGFGVLAAGVLAYLAFGHLMAAGYGERVIWNRAARRAEHAPEEPVGEAY, from the coding sequence GTGGATCACCGATCCGAGCCCAACCGCAGTGCCATCTACGCCACCACGCTCGTGGCGTTCCTCGCGATCGCCGGCATCGCCGTGGTCGACCCGATCCTGCCCGCCATCGGCGAGGCGATCGGCGTCACCGCCTGGCAGGTCGAGCTGCTCTTTACCGCGTACATCGCGGTCATGGCCGTCGGCATGATCCCGGCGACGCTCGCCAGCGGGCGGTTCGGTTTCAAGCCGGTGCTCGTCACCGGCGTCTCGGTCGTCGGCCTGGCCGCCATCGGAGCCTCGTTCAGCAACGACATCGTGCAGCTCTCCGTGCTGCGCGGCGTCTGGGGCCTGGGCAACGCGATGTTCTTCGCCACCGCCATGGTCGTGCTGGTCAACCTCGCGAACGACAGGGAATGGGTGGTCGGCCTGTTCGAGACCGCCCTCGGGCTCGGCTTCGCGGTCGGCCCGCTGATCGGCGGCCTGCTCGGCGAGGTGAGCTGGCGGCTGCCGTTCTTCGTCTGCGGCGTGTTCATGGTGCTGGCGCTCGGCGTCGCCGCTCGCAAGCTGCGCGAACCGGTGAACAAGCAACAGCCGGTACGCCTCGGCCAGATCTTCGCCACCTACCGCAGACCCGCGTTCGTGACGCTGTGCGTGGTCACCGCCGCGTACAACTTCGTCTTCTTCGTCGTGCTCGGCTACACGCCGCTGTTCCTGCGCCTCGACGTCATCCCGCTGGGCCTGGCGTTCACCGGCTGGGGCCTCGGCCTGGCGGCCGGCATCCTGCTGATCGGGCACCGGCTGGCCCACCGCATCGGCGCGGTGCAGACAGTCGGCGTCGCACTGCTCGGCCTGCTGGTCTGCATGGTCCTGTTCGCCACCTCCACCGGCACCGCCATGTCGCTCGTCGTCCTCGTCGTCGCCGGCCTGTTCATGGGCCTCGCCAACGCCAACCTGACCGACCTGGCGCTCGGGCTCGGCTCCGCCGACCGGCGCGTCGCCACCGGCGCGTTCAACCTGGTCCGCTGGGGCGCCGCCGCGCCCGCGCCGATCATCTCCGGCAAGCTGGCCGAACACAGCCTGGCGCTGCCGTTCTGGGTCGGCTTCGGGGTGCTCGCCGCCGGCGTGCTCGCGTACCTCGCGTTCGGTCACCTGATGGCGGCCGGCTACGGCGAACGGGTCATCTGGAACCGGGCCGCCCGCCGCGCCGAGCACGCACCGGAGGAGCCGGTGGGGGAGGCCTACTGA
- a CDS encoding MarR family winged helix-turn-helix transcriptional regulator, with amino-acid sequence MSDDVHAPEVTLGRIETEVALLMRLGEATRRGTGTMEHRLLDRAAYVILRHLDAAGPQNVSALAARLNLDGSTVTRQVSALQRDGLISRTPDPADGRGTVISATAAGLQRMAAVRAARTRLYGDILAAWPEADRETLADMLHRLNEALDARNRRR; translated from the coding sequence ATGAGTGACGACGTCCACGCTCCCGAGGTCACCCTCGGCCGGATCGAAACCGAGGTCGCGTTGCTGATGCGCCTGGGTGAGGCCACCCGCCGGGGCACCGGCACGATGGAGCACCGGCTGCTGGACCGCGCCGCGTACGTGATCCTGCGGCACCTCGACGCGGCCGGCCCGCAGAACGTCTCGGCGCTCGCCGCGCGGCTGAACCTGGACGGCTCCACCGTCACCCGGCAGGTCTCCGCGCTCCAGCGCGACGGGCTGATCTCGCGTACCCCCGACCCGGCCGACGGGCGCGGCACGGTGATCTCCGCGACGGCGGCCGGGCTCCAGCGGATGGCCGCCGTCCGGGCGGCCCGCACCCGGTTGTACGGCGACATCCTCGCCGCCTGGCCCGAGGCGGACCGGGAGACACTGGCGGACATGTTGCACCGCCTCAACGAGGCGCTCGACGCGCGCAACCGCCGCCGCTGA